Proteins from a single region of Candidatus Ozemobacteraceae bacterium:
- a CDS encoding tetratricopeptide repeat protein, with the protein MNRRPLVRSLFPGLALAVALASTLLAAPTTENDGRNRSLRLELEGVGAVVARPSSLDADADAAQLLIEKQGGHLHVLSTFEGLEFASLLKADLDNDGFPEVIAIARHHAGDDLMPFIYGGSPDIRRIFPPGEGEDNPVIGRDISVVQGKNGPELCVKIPVTIHDFGPPDLFQLEVYRLQGNHLVKCGESLTEATHFNQIMNRGGLAAQRGRYLDALKDYEAVLGMSGMPMRLPPEAKAEALVAAAECRAGLKDFKTALELYRRVTVECSASDLSEKAGRESAFISRHIDSPAALSIYMDIVRAIQADRWSEALSLIDKCPDDLKARLGDHLLFQRGEVLIGLGRIDEAIEVFKRLRREFRESTLAETALERIQELEGAPETPDAQ; encoded by the coding sequence ATGAACAGGCGCCCACTCGTTCGATCGCTTTTCCCGGGTCTCGCTCTCGCCGTCGCTCTCGCATCGACGCTCCTTGCGGCCCCGACGACGGAAAACGATGGCCGGAACCGCTCTCTTCGTCTCGAACTCGAAGGGGTCGGCGCCGTCGTGGCCAGGCCTTCGTCGCTCGACGCGGACGCAGACGCTGCCCAACTGCTGATCGAAAAGCAGGGCGGCCATCTGCACGTGCTTTCGACGTTCGAGGGGCTCGAGTTCGCCTCATTGCTGAAGGCCGACCTCGACAACGACGGCTTCCCGGAAGTGATCGCCATCGCCCGTCACCATGCAGGGGATGATCTGATGCCCTTCATCTACGGCGGCTCGCCGGACATTCGCCGCATCTTCCCGCCGGGCGAAGGTGAAGACAATCCCGTCATCGGCCGTGACATCAGCGTGGTCCAGGGAAAGAACGGCCCCGAACTGTGCGTGAAAATCCCCGTCACGATCCATGATTTCGGCCCGCCCGACCTGTTCCAACTCGAAGTTTACCGGCTACAGGGGAACCATTTGGTCAAATGCGGAGAAAGCCTGACCGAGGCTACGCATTTCAACCAGATCATGAACCGCGGCGGTCTTGCCGCCCAGCGCGGGCGGTATCTCGACGCGCTCAAGGATTACGAAGCCGTCCTCGGCATGAGCGGCATGCCGATGCGTCTCCCGCCCGAAGCGAAGGCAGAAGCGCTCGTCGCCGCCGCCGAATGCCGGGCCGGGTTGAAGGACTTCAAGACGGCGCTCGAATTGTACCGCCGCGTGACCGTTGAATGTTCCGCCTCGGACCTTTCTGAAAAAGCCGGCCGCGAGTCAGCCTTCATATCGAGGCATATAGACAGCCCCGCAGCCCTTTCCATCTACATGGACATCGTGAGAGCCATTCAAGCGGATCGGTGGAGCGAGGCTCTTTCCCTGATCGACAAATGCCCCGACGACCTGAAGGCCAGGCTCGGCGACCATCTCCTGTTCCAGCGCGGGGAAGTTCTGATCGGCCTCGGCCGGATCGACGAGGCCATCGAGGTGTTCAAGCGCCTCCGCAGGGAGTTCCGTGAGTCGACCCTCGCCGAGACCGCCCTCGAACGAATCCAAGAACTCGAGGGCGCCCCCGAAACCCCTGACGCCCAGTAA
- a CDS encoding bifunctional oligoribonuclease/PAP phosphatase NrnA has translation MAFSDTIQTDFSEQISDVVSTINGANRFLLISHVRPDGDAIGSVSGLAKSLRKAGKSVQVALADPAPERFAFVLDEDHIGKPGEIEIDHEVIFVLDAGDLARTGFEADLDDTGAVLVNIDHHASNTIFGDVNFVDTTASSTCEMIVRLIRQAGLPLDADVATGLYLGLITDTRSFQNEGLKSSAHSVAAQLLETGLDTAPILSRLNGSKTLPELKLLGKGLQNLRLEADGRLACIVLSRRDIEECGAAFNNVASCGLWGHLTSVQGVIAGVGVFEGFDGKTYCEFRSRGGFDVKEIAVAMGGGGHLAASGCSREAPLQIVVAEALDRLRASLSAFDLRARQGGDTPAKP, from the coding sequence ATGGCATTCTCCGACACAATCCAGACTGATTTCTCCGAGCAGATTTCCGACGTCGTCTCGACGATCAACGGCGCAAACCGGTTCCTCCTCATATCGCACGTGCGTCCCGACGGGGACGCCATCGGCTCGGTATCCGGACTGGCCAAATCGTTGCGCAAAGCCGGCAAGAGCGTCCAGGTCGCCCTGGCCGACCCGGCCCCCGAGCGGTTCGCCTTCGTTCTCGACGAGGACCACATCGGCAAGCCCGGCGAGATCGAGATCGACCACGAGGTGATCTTCGTGCTCGACGCCGGCGATCTGGCAAGAACGGGCTTCGAGGCCGACCTTGACGACACTGGCGCGGTCCTTGTCAACATCGATCATCATGCGAGCAACACCATATTCGGCGACGTGAACTTCGTCGACACCACCGCCAGCTCGACCTGCGAGATGATCGTGCGGCTGATCCGCCAGGCCGGTCTGCCGCTCGACGCCGACGTCGCGACGGGGCTGTATCTGGGTCTCATCACCGACACGCGTTCCTTCCAGAACGAAGGGCTGAAGTCGTCGGCGCATTCCGTTGCGGCACAACTTCTCGAGACCGGCCTCGACACCGCGCCGATCCTGTCGCGGCTGAACGGTTCGAAGACTCTTCCCGAGCTGAAACTTCTCGGAAAAGGGCTTCAGAATCTGCGTCTCGAGGCCGATGGCCGGCTGGCCTGCATCGTTCTTTCGCGGCGCGACATCGAGGAGTGCGGCGCGGCGTTCAACAACGTGGCCAGCTGCGGTCTCTGGGGCCATCTGACGTCGGTCCAGGGCGTGATCGCCGGCGTCGGCGTCTTTGAAGGATTCGACGGGAAGACGTATTGTGAGTTCAGGTCGCGCGGCGGCTTCGACGTGAAGGAGATCGCCGTCGCCATGGGCGGTGGCGGCCACCTCGCCGCGTCCGGCTGCAGCAGGGAGGCGCCGCTTCAGATCGTCGTTGCGGAGGCCCTGGATCGTCTCAGGGCCAGCCTTTCCGCCTTCGATCTGCGCGCACGTCAGGGCGGCGACACCCCCGCCAAGCCATGA